The Gracilibacillus caseinilyticus genome segment AGTCGATGACATCTACTCAGGATATTGCCCATGAATTAGCAAGAAAAGGCGCTGCACATGGTACGGTTGTTACCACTAACAATCAGCTGCAAGGTCGCGGCCGAATGGACCGAACGTGGCATTCGGATCACGATGGCGGTATTTGGATGAGTCTTATTTTACGTCCAGACATTCCTCCACACCAAGCATCCCAGATAACTTTATTTGTTGCAGTTACCTTAGTCGAATCATTAGAGAGACATACAGGGCTTGATATTCAAATCAAATGGCCAAATGATCTGTTTATTAATGGGAAGAAAATATCAGGCATTTTAACGGAAATGCAAGCTGAATTAGAATCCATTCAATATTTAATTATCGGATTTGGTATCAATGTCAATCAATCGATCGAACAACTTCCATCTGAGATTAACAAACTTTCCACCTCATTAAGAATTGAATCTGATCATAATTGGGATAAGCTGACATTAATCCAACAACTATTACAAGATTTTGAGAAAGCTTACGAAGTGTATTTAGAAACAGGCTTTGAGCCAGTTAAACAAAAATGGTTGAATCATGCGTATAAATTACACGAGATGGTTCATATAAAAACGTTTCAGGAAGAATATGATGCAGAGATTAAAGGGGTTTATGATGATGGAGCGCTAATCGTTCGCAAGCAAAATGGAGAAGATAAACGTATTTACAGTGCAGATATTACATGGTAAGGAAGTGTAATGATGAAAAACACGTTACAGTTGCAAAAAATGAAGAACAACAGCGAAAAAATTTCGATGGTGACAGCTTATGATTATCCGTCAGCAAAGATTGCAGAAGCTGCCGGAATCGATATGATCCTTGTAGGTGATTCACTAGGAATGGTAGTACTAGGCTATGATTCAACCATTCAAGTCACTGTCGATGATATGATTCACCACGGGAAAGCGGTACGTAGAGGAGCACCGGATACTTTTACTGTTATTGATATGCCCTTTATGTCTTACCACTTATCGTTAGAGAAAGCCTTAGAAAATGCACAATGGATCATGCAGCAAACCAATGCACAAGCATTAAAAGTAGAAGGAGCATCAACGGATACGCTACTGCTGGTTCAGTATCTTACTGAAGCAGGTGTGCCGATTGTTGGCCACCTTGGACTAACACCACAGTCCGTCCATGTGTTAGGTGGTTATCGAATTCAAGGTAAAGATAAACAAACTGCCGAGAAACTAATCACTGATGCTAAGCAATTAGAACAGTATGGAGCTGTTGCAGTAGTATTAGAGTGTGTGCCTGATCGATTAGCCAAACATGTTAGTCAGCGGTTATCTATCCCAACAATCGGTATCGGTGCAGGTAAAGATTGTGATGGTCAGGTTCTGGTTTATCATGATATATTACAATATGGTGTTGATTTTAAGCCGTCATTTGTTAAGGTATATAGTGAGATTAGTCCTATAGTTACAGATGCACTGGCAAAATACCATCAAGAAGTAAAGGAAAGAAAGTACCCTGATGACACTCATACATTCAAAATGGACGATCAATTAGCAAAGGAATTGAATCTGGAGGAATAACACTGTGAATGTAATACGTACTGTTAAGGAATTAACTTCTGTTACGAAAGAGCTTAAACAAAAACAGCATTCTATCGGCTTTGTACCAACAATGGGTTTTTTACATGAAGGACATACTACGCTGATGAATGAAAGTAAAAAATATGCGGACATATTAATCGCGAGTATTTTTGTCAATCCATTGCAATTCGGACCTGATGAAGACTTTGAACGCTATCCACGTAATGAAGAACGAGATCTACAGATAGCAGAAGCACATGGTGTCGACTATTTATTTATGCCAACTGTAGAGGAAATGTATCCAGACAGAGCAACAGTGACGGTAACAGTCCAAAATCGCGCAGATGTACTCTGTGGTAGAAGCAGGACTGGTCATTTTGACGGGGTAGCGACGGTCCTGACTAAACTGTTCCATCTTACGAAAGCAGACTTTGCTTTCTTTGGTTTGAAAGATGCACAACAAGTGGCCGTTGTAAAAGGTTTAGTTGATGATTTTAATTTTGATACAACCATTATCGCCGTTCCAACTGTAAGGGAGAAAGATGGGTTGGCAAAAAGCAGCAGGAATGTTTACCTTTCTGAGCAAGAACGGAATGAAGCTGTTCATTTGAACCAATCCTTACAAATCGGAAAACAATTAATCATTGACGGTGAAAGAAATACTGATATGATAAGAGAGAAAGTAAAAAAGTATATTTACGCCAATACAAGTGGCCAAATAGATTATGTAGAGGTATTAGCTTTCCCGTCGTTAACAGAAGCTGCTCCAATAAATCAACAAATCATTATTGCTGTAGCTGTTCAGTTTTCGAAAGCAAGATTGATTGATAATGTGATTGTCGATCAACAAGGGTCTTTGCCTAAAGCTAGTGTTTAGGAGGAACATACATGTTTCGTACTATGATGAAATCAAAAATTCATCGTGCACGCGTTACCGAAGCGAACTTGCAATATGTTGGCAGTATCACCATAGATGCGGATATTATCGATCAGGTTGGTATTCTACCACACGAAAAAGTGCAAATTGTAAATAACAATAATGGAGCACGGTTAGAAACATACGTAATCGCAGGTGAAAGAGGAAGTAAGGTCGTGTGTTTAAATGGTGCGGCTGCTCGATTAGTGCAACCGGATGATATTATTATAATTGTTTCCTATGGTATTTTCTCAGAAGAGGAATTATCGAATTTCAAGCCGAAAGTCGCCGTGATGGATGACAATAATAATATTCAGGAAATGTTAGAACAAGAACCACCATTAACTCGCGTATAGCACTAGATAACTCTTATCCCTCTTAGGTAAGAGTTTCTTTTATATAGAGGTGTTTTCCGGATTGAATTGGAATTTTTAGTATCGGAGATGATCGTTTTGCAAAAATATGTCGTATTAGATGTGGAAACAACAGGACAATCAGCAGCCAAAGGCGATCGAATCATAGAAATAGCAATTGTAATAATCGAAAATAATCAAATTACAGCACAGTATAATCAACTGATCAATCCGGAAAAGCCAATTCCCGCTTTTATTTCACAACTGACCTCGATAACGGATGAAGATGTAGCAACGATGCCGATTTTCGCTGAAGTTGTAGCAGATTTTATACATATGTTCGACGATGCGGTTTTCGTGGCTCATAACGTTTATTTCGATTTGACATTTTTGAATGAAGAATTAGAGCGGAACGGACATTCACCTATCAAACCAAAAGTTTTGGATACGGTCGAATTAGCAAGAATTCTATTACCGAAGGCTTCCAGTTATAAATTAAACGAATTAGCAGAATATTTGTTAATCAGTCATGAGAATCCGCACCGTGCGATATCTGACGCTCTAGTCACTGCAGACCTGTTCATCTTGCTGTTGCATAAATTACAATCATTGCCTCAGGTTGTAAAAGAACAATTACGCTACTTATCGAGACGGCTACGGTCAAATATCGATCAATTAGGAGAATTGCTCGATTCTCCAGTCCATCGCAATGATATTGATATTTTTCGTGGTTTTGCATTGAAAAGCACTGATTCGTATACACAACAACAAGATGACATATGTGACACATATGGTGATTTTCTGGAGAAGATGTACGGTGAAGATGGGCAATTAGCTTCTCTGTTTACCGAATATGAGAAGCGACCATCTCAGCAATTCATCAGTGAAAAAGTCTATGACCATTTTCGCACACATGAACATGCTCTCATTGAAGCGGAGACTGGACTGGGCAAAACAATCGCTTATTTAATACCAGCCGTATATGAATCATTGCATCACAATCAGCGTGTTGTCATCAGTACGACAAATACGAACTTGCAATCGCAATTAATTGAACAGGATTTAAAGAAGCTTCAGGTACAGGTACCAACTGTAATTGTCAAAGGGAAAAATCATTACTTGAGTTTGCAGAAATTTGAACAATATTATCATGATACCAGCTATTTTTCGTACCAGGATGTGTTGTTTAAATCGATGATCTTAGTTTGGTTGACGGAAACAACGACAGGAGATTTGGACGAAATTCAGTTTGCTGTTGATAAGCAACCCATATACCATCAGATTATTGTTAATCATGAAAGAACTTCGACTCCGTGGAAAGATTATTGTTTCTATCGAAGAATGCTCAAAAAAGCGGCTTCTGCATCGATCATCGTAACCAATCATGCATTATTGACGATTGACAGCAAGGCAGAACGTCCTATTTTGCCCAGCTACCATCGGTTAATTGTAGATGAAGCGCACCAGTTGGAACAAGTGGCGACAAATCATTCCGGTCTATCTTTGAGTTATTTCGAATTAACATCGTACCTACAGCTGCTGGAAAAGAATTACGGCAACCTAAGTGATATACCAACGAAGATTGAACATGTGAAATACGAAGCTGATATTTTATTTCGACAGCTGTTTCAAGTAGTAAAAGATGAGAATCAAAAACAAAAAGCAGTAACTGAAATTGGCAGGTTTAAGGCAGTATGGGAACCGAATGAACAAACGAAGGATAGTGTTGATCGAACAGTATTGATGCTTACAGAATTATGTGAACGATTGGAACAAATCGACGAGGAAGAACAAAAACAATTGATCCAGATAAAACAAAAGATGCATCGTTTGTTAGCTGTGGAAGACAACGCATCAGTTACTTGGTTGGAAATAGATCAAAATGGTGCAGAGAATGCGGTTTTTGTTCACCAGGAACCTTTTTCCGTTCAACAGCTTCTTCATGATCAATTATTTAACCAAAAAGAAGCGATCATACTAATTAGTGCAACATTAACCATGAATAAATCTTTTCAATATATTCGCAATAAATTAGGTATGAATACTTTAACGGCAAAAGAATATATGGTGGAACACCACTTTGATTACAAACATAATGTCGAGCTGTTAATTCCTGATGATTTACCAGCAATCCAATACCCGCGAAATGATGATTTTATTTACGCTGTCAATGAAGCGATCATTTCACTTTCTGAAAAAACAGATGGCAGAATGCTTGTACTGTTTACATCGTATGATATGTTACGCAAAAGTTATTATTTGTTAAAGGAATCAGATTATTTGTCTGATTACATGATCATTGGTCAAGGTGTTACTTCTGGAAGCAGAAATAGACTAATCAAACAATTTCAAGGATTTGATAAATCTATATTGCTCGGTACCAATGCATACTGGCAAGGCATTGACATACCTGGTGAAGACCTTTCATGTCTGATGATTGTTAAACTACCGTTTCAATCACCACAAGATCCCGTATATAAGAAAAAAGCTAATTATTATCAGGCCAAGGGAATTAACCCTTTCATGGAAATTGCACTTCCACAGGCTGTCCTGCAGTTTAAACAAGGGTTTGGAAGATTGATTCGCAAAAAGTCAGATCGTGGAGTTATCTTTGTGATGGATGACCGACTGATGACGAAGCGATACGGCAAAACATTTATGGGATCGATCCCTGAAATTTCAGTTCATTATGACCACTTTGAAAAATTGTTAAACCGAGTCAGTAAATGGTTATGATAAACTAATACATTTTGTGAGAACCTATCTAGTACAAATCATCGAAGAGGTAGGTGGGTTCTCCATGAAAATACGGTTGATGTGTAGCATGATTTTATACGTTATCATACTGGCTGCGTTCTCTCCAGTATATGCCATACCAGATGTTGAGATTCCGCAAATGAGTACAAATCAAATGGACATGGTGTTTTTCAATGTGCCTCACGGAGAGGCTAGTTTATTAACCAATTATCAAGGCGAACATATTTTAGTCAATACTGCCTCGAAAAAAAGTCAAAAAACTTTATTTGAAAATTTGTCCAAATTACAAGTAGATAAAATAGAAACCATTATCATTACCAATCAATCAGAAGAATATACAGGAAATCTGTTGTATTTTATCGAACATTACCAAGTAGAGAATGTCATTGTACCATCTAATATGAATGTCCAATCACTAGAAGAAGACGTGACGATACAGAAATGGAAACTAGATGATCAATTTCAATTGTGGGATGAATTGGCTTTGCGAACACTAGACGAAACAAAAGATGGCGACATTTCTTTCCTAATGGAGTATGGCCAGGAATCAATTTTGTTTTTAAATGATAAGGACACTGCTATCGAGCGAAAATTAATGAACCAGACAGTTGACGTCGATATCTTAAAAGTAGCAGCATTTGGAAGTGGAAATTCTCCGTCTCAGCGTTTTTTAGAGAAAATTGATCCTTATATGGGCATTATTTTTCCAAGTCAGACACATAGGATAAATGAGTCATTGATCGAACGATTAAATGCAACATGGATAGATGTTTATTTTTTAAAGCAGTCTGGAACTGTTTTTGTCCGTTTAAACAAGGATGATTACGAAATTCTAACCGAAAACAGCTCTGTAAGCTCCTTACACCGTTAAATTCGTAAATATAATTAAAAATCTGCCAAGTTTTCAGTTGAAAAATTACGGCATCTGCATCAAAATAAAGAAAGAAAAGAATTCTCTTAATCATCTCTGTCCAGATTACATCCCACATACATGAATTTATTACTGGAGGTGCTAACGTATGAGCCAATCAAAAATCACAACATTATCGACAGTGAAAATTGATCATGCCGATGATCTGTATAAAATAGTCGATAGCTTAAACAGGACGCTAAAAGAGGATAATTTGATGTTTGGATTAACATTAAGCGAGGATAATTATGAAAAAGCAATCTTTACCATTTATCGGACATAACAAATTATGGTTCACTGTGGCACTTATTGCCATTGTTGCACTGATCGCCATCTATTATTTTGTCTCACTGTATCAAGATGTAATCGAAAGTAAAACCAATCAATTTGAAGAAGTTCGGCAGTATACATTAAGTAACACCTCACTTGATCAAATACATAGTGTGGAAAGATATCATGGTGACCAATTGTACTACGTGCTAGAAGGGGAGAATGAACAACAACAAGATACCTTAGCATATGTTTTCCAAACGGAGGACGGTCAGTGGGATTATCAAATGTATAAAGAAGAATCGTTTTACTCAGAGAAAGAACTATTAACAGAATGGCGAGATCGTTGTACGGAATGCGAGTATTTAGGATCTGCGATTGGCATAGATGAAGAAATGCCAATTCTGGAAATTAAATATATGGATACGTCTGATCGTTTAGTTTATGAACATGTCTTACTAGAAGATAAAACACATTATCGATTAACATTAACTCCATCATTTCAATATTAGAAAGGTGATTAATTAATTATGGATTTAGCAAACAGAGTGCAAACACTAACCCCGTCATCAACCTTAGCCATTACGGCGAAAGCAAAGGAATTGAAACAGGCAGGCCATGATGTAATTGGCTTAGGAGCAGGTGAGCCGGATTTCAATACACCTGAACATATTCTTGACGCGGCATCGAAATCAATGTATGACGGATTTACAAAATATACACCATCAGGTGGTACCGTAGAATTAAAAAAAGCAATTCAGCAAAAAATGCAAGATGACCAAGGCTTGGCATACGACCTTGATCAAATCATTGTTACCATCGGTGCGAAACATGGTCTTTATACTTTATTTCAAGTACTGTTAAACAAAGGGGATGAAGTAATTGTTCCTGCACCATACTGGGTAAGCTATCCAGAACAGATTAAATTAGCAGAAGGAAAACCAGTCTTTGTTGATGCAAAGGAAGAAAATGAATTTAAATTAACCCCTGAGCAGCTAGAACATGCGATTACAGACAAAACAAAAGCAGTAATCATCAATTCACCAAGTAACCCAACAGGTGCTATGTATGATAAAGAAGAATTAGAAGCATTAGGAGAAGTTTGTTTAAAACATAATATTTTAATTGTTTCAGATGAAATCTATGAAAAATTAACTTATACATCAACAAAACATGTATCGATTGCCGAGCTTTCTCCTCAGTTAAAGGAACAAACGGTTGTCATTAATGGTGTTTCTAAATCCCATTCGATGACAGGCTGGAGAATTGGGTATGCAGTGGGGAACAAATCGATTATTAAAGCAATGACTAATCTGGCATCTCATTCTACTTCCAATCCGACATCAATCGCACAAGTAGCAGCAGAGGCTGCTTATACTGGTGATCAACAGCCGGTAAATATAATGAGAGAAGCTTTTGCCGATCGATTAGAAAAACTGTATGACTGGCTGGTAGCTATTCCAGGCATTGATTGTGTCAAACCTAAAGGTGCTTTCTACTTATTTCCAAATGTGAAAGAAGCAGTCGAAATGAACGGATTCGAAACAGTAGATGAATGGGTCACAGCTTTATTGGAAGAGGAAAAAGTAGCATTAGTTCCCGGAACAGGATTCGGTGCACCGGATAACGTCCGTCTTTCTTATGCCATTTCATTAGAGCAACTAGAAGAAGCTGCAAATCGTATTAAACGCTTTGTGGAAAATCACAGTTAAGTATGGATAGTGGAGGCAATAACATGAAAACAACTATTAATCAGGCAGCATCCAATGTGAATCAGGTAGTGACAATTGGAGCATGGCTTGCTAATAAACGTTCCAGCGGTAAAATCGCATTTTTACAACTTCGTGATGGAACAGGTTTTATCCAGGGTGTTGTCGTAAAAGCGGACGTATCAGAAGAAACGTTCCAATTAGCAAAATCGATAACACAGGAAACGTCTTTATACGTTACGGGTACGATTGTAAAGGATACGCGTTCACCGTTTGGCTATGAAATGCAAGTAAAAGAATTAGAAGTGATCCATGAGGCAACTGATTACCCCATTACACCAAAGGAACATGGTACAGAGTTCTTAATGGATCATCGTCATCTATGGTTGCGTTCGAAGAAACAGCATGCAATTATGAAAATTAGAAATCAAATCATTCAATCAACCTATCAGTTTTTTCAAAAAGAAGACTTTATGAAGATTGATCCACCTATATTAACAGGTGCAGCGGCAGAAGGAACGACAGAATTATTCCATACGAAGTATTTTGACGAAGAAGCTTATTTATCTCAAAGTGGTCAGTTATATATGGAAGCTGCTGCAATGGCATTCGGTCGTGTATTTTCATTCGGTCCTACATTCCGTGCCGAAAAGTCAAAAACACGTCGCCATTTAATTGAGTTCTGGATGATTGAACCTGAAATGGCTTTTGTAACACATGAAGAGAGTCTGGAAATTCAGGAAAATTATGTTGCATATGTAGTAGAGCAAGTTTTAGAGCATTGTCAATTAGAACTAACGACTTTAGAACGTGATGTTGATACATTGAAAAAGATAAAGGCACCTTTTCCACGTATTACGTATGATAAAGCAATCGAAATGCTGAAAAAGAAAGGCTTTACTGATGTAGAGTGGGGAGAAGATTTCGGTGCACCTCATGAAACTGCAATTGCCGAAAGCTTTGACCAACCAGTGTTTATCACGCATTATCCGAAAGACATTAAAGCATTCTATATGAAACCAGATCCTGAGCGTGATGATGTCGTGTTATGTGCGGATTTAATCGCACCAGAAGGATATGGAGAAATCATTGGTGGTTCGGCAAGAATCGACGACTTAGCTTTAATGGAACAACGATACCAGGAACATCACCTGTCAGGAGATGCTTATCAGTGGTACCTGGAATTAAGAAAATATGGAAGTGTTCCGCACGCCGGCTTTGGTCTGGGCTTAGAAAGAACAGTAGCCTGGATCAGTGGAGTCGAGCACGTTCGTGAAACGATTCCATTCCCACGATTGTTAAATCGTTTATACCCGTAATGGAATGATAATCCTTTGCATTCTCAATGCAAGGGATTATCGTATTTTACACGTTAAGAATAATAAACGGGCCCAAAAGATATATATCATAAAATTGTTTAGAAGGTGGTGATTAGATTTATGCGTGAAAAAATGCAAACAATATTATTTGATCAGGTCAATCTTCCAGCCCTCTTGATTGAACGATTTGCACAGTTAGGAATGAACGAAACACAACTTGCGATTATTTTACAAATCTATACCGCGCAACGTCGGGGAAATAATTTTCCTACACCAGAAGAACTGTCCGGACAGCTGACGATCAGTAGTGAATCTTGTTCTACTTTGTTACGTCAGCTCATACAGAAAGGGTTTCTTACGATTGAAGAAGACAAAGAAGACGATCAGATTATAAAAGAGACGTATTCATTTGAGCCACTGTGGGAAAAACTGTATCAAGCAGAAGAAAAACCAAAAAAACAGTCTGAAGACAAAGTGGGCGAGGTTTTCCAAAAGTTTGAACGCGAATTTGGCAGACCACTTTCTCCATTTGAAATTGAGATGATTAACAATTGGCTGGATGAGGACAGGCATGATAGGTCACTGATATATGCTGCTTTACGAGAAGCGGTATTAATGGGCAAAGTGAATTTTAAATATATTGATCGGATTTTAATGGAGTGGCACAAAAAAGGAATCAAATCTCTCCAGCAAGCTCAGCAGACGAGCCGCTCCTTTCATCAAAAACAATCGAACACAACTGCAAAGAAATCACATTCATATGATAAGTCGCTTTATTATAACTGGCTAGAGGAGTAAGATACATGTTAACAAAAAAAGATATAACCATTGTGCGGAAGGAATTAGAGAATATGTTTCCTGATGCCGAATGTGAGTTGATACACGAAAATCCATTTGAATTAGTAATAGCTGTTTTATTATCTGCACAATGTACAGATGCCCTTGTAAACAAAGTAACAAAAGATCTTTTTCAAAAATATAAAACACCAGAGGATTACTTGGCTGTTACACTAGAAGAGTTGCAGTCAGACATTCGATCCATTGGTTTATATCGCAATAAATCGAAGAACATTCGTAAGCTGTGCGAGACATTGATTGAAAAATACGATGGTATTGTCCCTAATACAAAAGAAGAGCTAGAGAGCTTAGCAGGAGTGGGGAGGAAGACAGCGAATGTAGTAGCTTCTGTTGCTTTTGGTGAACCGACCATTGCTGTTGATACCCACGTAGAACGTGTTTCTAAGCGACTTGGTATATGCCGCTGGAAAGACAGTGTTCTAGAGGTGGAAAAAACACTGATGCGGAAGATTCCAAAAGAAGAGTGGAGCGATACCCATCATCGAATGATTTTCTTCGGCCGGTATCATTGTAAAGCAAAAAGCCCGCAATGTGAGACCTGTCCATTATTAGATTTATGCCGGGAAGGTCAAAAAAGAATGAAAAAAAGCAGCAAGGTTATCGTATAAGCCTTGCTGCTTTTTTTGCTAATGATAAGCACTTATTTAAATATCTCTTATGGACTTAAAAGTAAAGGACCGGGTGTTTCCCGGTCCTTTACTACGATGCTTGATCTTGAATTGCGTTGTCTTCACCAGAATCACTATCTCCGTTATCTTCTGTTTGGTCATCTTCGACATTGTCATCTCCGGTGTTATTGCTGTCATCTTCTCCACCGGTCTCACCATCATTATTATTTCCTTGGCCATTACCGTTTCCTGATCCATCTTCACTACCGGATCCATTTCCATTACCTGTATCTCCGGTATCACCGCCGTCTTCTGGTTCTGCACTTTGTGTCGTTACTTGAATACTGGCAGCAGGACCACGTGCGTCATTATTCTTTTGAATAGGTGATACATGAATATTATAGGTCTTATCTGCCTGTAACTGACTAATATTTACTGATTTTTTATTAGTCGTAAATTGATCAACCGTTTGACCACCTTGTTCTACGACAACCTCATATTCAATTGGTCCTTGCTGGTCGTATTGCCAGCTGATTAATGCGGATCGATTGGCTGGGTCATACGTTTGCTGCAGCCCTGAAACCTGTGGTAATTCCTCAGGCTCATCGTCTGCCACTTCGACAGTTACTGTTTGAGGTTCACTTTCCATATCCTCATTTGCTGCAATGACTTCAATCGTATATGTTTTGCCTTTCTCCACATTCGAGATCTCAACTTGTTTGTCCTCAGTAGTCGTTAGATCCTTGAGTGATCCACCTGTTCCGGCCGATACTTTAAATTGAACGCCATCTTCATCATATTCCCAGTTCGCTGTTATCGTATCATTCTCTTTATCATAGTTAGCCGAAAGATTTGCGACTGGATCCAGTTGATCGTATTTCTCTGATACTGAATCTGGTTCTGTACCTTTGACAAATAGTTCTGTTACGATATTTGAGCTTGGTGTATATTCACTAGGTAATTTAGCTGGATTAGAACCTTTTTCAATTTGTACTTCAACGACAGAATCAGGTTTTGTGAAATCTTTTGTCTCTACACCCTCTGAAATATAGGACATCGTCTCTTTGAACAGTTGCTTCGCGATACCTGTTTCCTGAATTTCAGCCGGGTTAGGATATCCCGTCCAGACGGAGACGGTATAGTTAGTCGTATAACCGACAAACCAAGAGTTTGTATCGTCATTCGTTGTACCAGTTTTACCTGCCATCGGAAGCCCTGAGATATTAGCAGCTGTTCCTGTACCTTCTTGTACAACAGATTTTAACATATCCGTTACCATGTAGGCTGTAGAATCAGCCATTGCTACTTCTGATTCGGAAACCAATTCTTCTGAACGTTCATCAGAGTATTCAATTTTCTTCACAGCATATGGTTCATGATAAATTCCTTCGTTACCAAACGCAGAATAAGCACCCGCCATTTGCAATGAGGTAACGCCATTAGCTGTACCGCCAATCGCATCCCCAACCGCGAGACTTTGCTGGAATGAAATACCTAATCCTTCTGCAAATTCTTTAGCAGCACTTGCTCCAACTTCATCGAACGTTTTAACGGCTGGTACGTTTAATGATTGTTCCAATGCATATCTCGCTGATACCCAGCCATTGTAACTGCCATTCCAGTTACGGATAACTTTGTCAGTACCCTCAATAGGATAAGGTTGATCGTTATTAATCTGTTGATAAGTTGACCATTGTAAATTCTCAATTGCTGGTCCATAGGCCATTACAGGTTTCATAACAGATCCACCTTGACGGCCATCGCCATCTATAGCATAGTTCCAGCCATCATTTTCACGATTACGTCCACCACCAATCGCACGAATAGCACCTGTTTTCGTATCAACCACCGTTAAACCTGCTTGTAAGTCAGGATCCTGACTAAATGGTATAGGATTATCCTCACTGTCACTAAGCAGAAATTCAACTTGTTCCTGTGCATTTGGATCTAGTGTTGTATAGACAGTTAAACCATCTTTATAAATATCTGCACCTGTTTTTTCCTGAACTTCTTTACGGACTTGCTGGATAAAACCTTCATATTTAACATAGTCTTTTTTCTTGTCTGTCAGCAATTCTTCGATGTTTACATTTCTAGCTTCTTCTGCTTCTTGTTCACTAATTTTATTGTGTTGCACCATTAGGTTCAATACAGTATTCATACGTTCCTTCGTCAATTCAGGGTTAACAAAAGGATCATAGGCGCTTGGTCGTTGAGGGAGACCAGCTAATATGGCTGCTTCTGCTAAGGTTAATTCACTTAAATCTGTTTTACCAAAATAAACCTCTGCAGCAGTAGCAACACCATAGGCGCTAGCGCCATAATAAATTTTATTCACATACATCTCGAGTATTTCTTCTTTACTGTATTGACTATCTAATTTTAATGCTAGCCATTGTTCCTGAACCTTACGTTTTAATTTCTTGTCATTGCTCAGGAAGGATCCTTTTACGACTTGCTGGGTAATGGTACTGGCACCTTGAGAACCAAATCCATTCTTAAAATTGGCGATAACAGCGGCACCGATTCGTCTAAAATCGATTCCAATGTGATTG includes the following:
- a CDS encoding transglycosylase domain-containing protein; amino-acid sequence: MADKSQSRMERRKQGKQKKTNNNSTWKKIMKYALIAVLLIGLGVGALFTYYVATAPDIDAELLSDPASTNLLDVNGDVFAKLGSEKRTKISYEDIPQQLEDAILATEDVRFFNHIGIDFRRIGAAVIANFKNGFGSQGASTITQQVVKGSFLSNDKKLKRKVQEQWLALKLDSQYSKEEILEMYVNKIYYGASAYGVATAAEVYFGKTDLSELTLAEAAILAGLPQRPSAYDPFVNPELTKERMNTVLNLMVQHNKISEQEAEEARNVNIEELLTDKKKDYVKYEGFIQQVRKEVQEKTGADIYKDGLTVYTTLDPNAQEQVEFLLSDSEDNPIPFSQDPDLQAGLTVVDTKTGAIRAIGGGRNRENDGWNYAIDGDGRQGGSVMKPVMAYGPAIENLQWSTYQQINNDQPYPIEGTDKVIRNWNGSYNGWVSARYALEQSLNVPAVKTFDEVGASAAKEFAEGLGISFQQSLAVGDAIGGTANGVTSLQMAGAYSAFGNEGIYHEPYAVKKIEYSDERSEELVSESEVAMADSTAYMVTDMLKSVVQEGTGTAANISGLPMAGKTGTTNDDTNSWFVGYTTNYTVSVWTGYPNPAEIQETGIAKQLFKETMSYISEGVETKDFTKPDSVVEVQIEKGSNPAKLPSEYTPSSNIVTELFVKGTEPDSVSEKYDQLDPVANLSANYDKENDTITANWEYDEDGVQFKVSAGTGGSLKDLTTTEDKQVEISNVEKGKTYTIEVIAANEDMESEPQTVTVEVADDEPEELPQVSGLQQTYDPANRSALISWQYDQQGPIEYEVVVEQGGQTVDQFTTNKKSVNISQLQADKTYNIHVSPIQKNNDARGPAASIQVTTQSAEPEDGGDTGDTGNGNGSGSEDGSGNGNGQGNNNDGETGGEDDSNNTGDDNVEDDQTEDNGDSDSGEDNAIQDQAS